One genomic segment of Clavelina lepadiformis chromosome 3, kaClaLepa1.1, whole genome shotgun sequence includes these proteins:
- the LOC143449631 gene encoding uncharacterized protein LOC143449631 isoform X1 → MLLLRCATTFFVFVSAILYSTINAYDNDENALKTDIKGKSETKWTCDDQYNTISSKYLCDNQIDCLDGSDESDRNCGERECEFKCTSSSHCVYEYQLCDGTNDCLDGSDEDYCHDDCPEFACVDDPLRCVDKADVCDNYKDCNDGSDELNCTQVGEFQTTTVSTTTTTLETTTVSKKLLRKCRKNPSKKGCSIFWRLLSEELPKNMVRRCVKKPNKKKCRKYKSVIQIRLSAFPSDYMPYSCKKKPDRKKCLPFLAHIAGQLPKKFIRKCHNKPDTKKCRRFRAVLEIRNNDV, encoded by the exons ATGTTACTTCTTCGTTGTGCGACcaccttttttgtttttgtttctgctATTCTGTACTCCACGATTAATGCTTATGACAATG ACgaaaatgcattgaaaacAGATATTAAAGGCAAATCCGAGACGAAATGGACTTGCGACGACCAGTATAACACGATCAGTTCGAAATATCTTTGCGACAATCAGATCGATTGCTTGGACGGATCTGATGAAAGTGATAGGAACTGCG GTGAACGAGAATGCGAATTCAAATGTACTTCTTCGTCCCACTGCGTTTATGAGTACCAGCTGTGTGATGGAACCAACGATTGCCTGGACGGATCCGATGAAGATTACTGCCAT GACGATTGCCCAGAGTTTGCTTGCGTGGACGATCCATTGCGCTGTGTAGACAAAGCAGATGTATGCGACAACTATAAAGACTGCAACGACGGTTCTGACGAGTTAAATTGCACGCAAG TTGGTGAATTCCAAACAACCACTGTATCTACGACCACTACTACATTGGAAACAACCACTGTTTCCAAAAAGCTGTTGCGCAAATGCAGGAAAAATCCGAGCAAAAAGGGTTGCAGCATATTTTGGCGCCTGCTTTCTGAAGAGTTGCCAAAGAACATGGTTCGTCGTTGCGTGAAGAagccaaacaaaaagaaatgcCGGAAGTACAAGTCTGTGATTCAAATTCGTTTGAGCGCTTTTCCATCGGATTATATGCCTTATTCCTGTAAAAAGAAGCCGGATCGCAAGAAATGCCTCCCATTTCTCGCTCATATTGCAGGACAACTCCCCaaaaaatttataagaaaATGCCACAACAAGCCGGACACAAAGAAGTGCAGAAGATTTCGAGCAGTATTAGAAATTAGAAACAACGACGTTTAA
- the LOC143449631 gene encoding uncharacterized protein LOC143449631 isoform X2 — MLLLRCATTFFVFVSAILYSTINAYDNDIKGKSETKWTCDDQYNTISSKYLCDNQIDCLDGSDESDRNCGERECEFKCTSSSHCVYEYQLCDGTNDCLDGSDEDYCHDDCPEFACVDDPLRCVDKADVCDNYKDCNDGSDELNCTQVGEFQTTTVSTTTTTLETTTVSKKLLRKCRKNPSKKGCSIFWRLLSEELPKNMVRRCVKKPNKKKCRKYKSVIQIRLSAFPSDYMPYSCKKKPDRKKCLPFLAHIAGQLPKKFIRKCHNKPDTKKCRRFRAVLEIRNNDV; from the exons ATGTTACTTCTTCGTTGTGCGACcaccttttttgtttttgtttctgctATTCTGTACTCCACGATTAATGCTTATGACAATG ATATTAAAGGCAAATCCGAGACGAAATGGACTTGCGACGACCAGTATAACACGATCAGTTCGAAATATCTTTGCGACAATCAGATCGATTGCTTGGACGGATCTGATGAAAGTGATAGGAACTGCG GTGAACGAGAATGCGAATTCAAATGTACTTCTTCGTCCCACTGCGTTTATGAGTACCAGCTGTGTGATGGAACCAACGATTGCCTGGACGGATCCGATGAAGATTACTGCCAT GACGATTGCCCAGAGTTTGCTTGCGTGGACGATCCATTGCGCTGTGTAGACAAAGCAGATGTATGCGACAACTATAAAGACTGCAACGACGGTTCTGACGAGTTAAATTGCACGCAAG TTGGTGAATTCCAAACAACCACTGTATCTACGACCACTACTACATTGGAAACAACCACTGTTTCCAAAAAGCTGTTGCGCAAATGCAGGAAAAATCCGAGCAAAAAGGGTTGCAGCATATTTTGGCGCCTGCTTTCTGAAGAGTTGCCAAAGAACATGGTTCGTCGTTGCGTGAAGAagccaaacaaaaagaaatgcCGGAAGTACAAGTCTGTGATTCAAATTCGTTTGAGCGCTTTTCCATCGGATTATATGCCTTATTCCTGTAAAAAGAAGCCGGATCGCAAGAAATGCCTCCCATTTCTCGCTCATATTGCAGGACAACTCCCCaaaaaatttataagaaaATGCCACAACAAGCCGGACACAAAGAAGTGCAGAAGATTTCGAGCAGTATTAGAAATTAGAAACAACGACGTTTAA